One genomic window of Luteitalea pratensis includes the following:
- a CDS encoding tetratricopeptide repeat protein, translating to MPRLEMGNFLPAIREQLQQAYAAAEARPADPEAAGALGMALDAYEQYDAAALCYRRAQQLDSQSFRWRFYLGWVQAAQGRHEDAALTLAAALRMHPGYVPAQLRLAASLLAIGKWQESGEVYRAVSAAHPENADAQYGAGRVSAARGDVTAAAAAYLRAVELFPDYGAAHYALALVYRTLGDDERYRQQFRLYEQNRTSVPPLDDPLRGAVARLNMGPVAHIRRGADLERAGRIDEAIQEQQEALRVDARAVQAHINLIALHGRLGQYESAVEHYRAALDIDRNQADLHYNYGVLLLKQRRPQEAEAAFRAALEINPYYADAHVNLGVLAEHQGRLNDAVRHFEDAVANRPNDRAAHFHLGRLRANQAEYDEAITHFLKTLTPEDESTPRYLYALAATYARAGNSAEALRYARTAREQAAARGQAELLASIERDFPALAQR from the coding sequence TTGCCCCGGCTGGAGATGGGCAATTTTCTGCCGGCCATTCGGGAGCAGCTTCAGCAGGCTTATGCAGCGGCCGAGGCGCGGCCCGCAGATCCCGAGGCGGCCGGGGCGTTGGGCATGGCCCTGGACGCCTACGAGCAGTACGATGCCGCCGCCCTCTGCTATCGGCGGGCTCAGCAACTCGATTCCCAGTCGTTTCGGTGGCGTTTCTACCTTGGGTGGGTGCAGGCGGCCCAGGGACGTCACGAGGACGCAGCCCTGACGTTGGCCGCCGCCTTGCGCATGCACCCGGGATACGTGCCCGCCCAGTTGAGGCTCGCCGCGAGTCTGCTCGCCATCGGCAAATGGCAAGAGAGTGGCGAGGTCTATCGAGCGGTCAGCGCAGCGCATCCCGAGAACGCCGACGCCCAGTATGGTGCGGGTCGGGTGTCTGCGGCTCGGGGCGATGTCACGGCCGCCGCCGCCGCGTACCTGAGGGCCGTCGAGTTGTTTCCCGACTATGGCGCTGCTCATTACGCGCTCGCGCTGGTCTATCGCACGCTGGGCGACGACGAACGGTATCGGCAGCAGTTCCGCTTGTACGAGCAGAACAGAACGTCGGTCCCACCGCTGGACGACCCATTGCGGGGCGCAGTCGCCCGACTCAACATGGGCCCGGTGGCTCACATTCGTCGCGGCGCGGATCTCGAACGCGCCGGCAGGATCGACGAGGCGATTCAGGAACAGCAGGAAGCCCTGCGCGTAGACGCCAGGGCCGTGCAGGCGCACATCAACCTCATCGCGCTCCATGGCCGTTTGGGTCAGTACGAATCGGCGGTCGAGCACTACCGGGCTGCGCTCGATATCGATCGCAATCAGGCCGATCTTCACTACAACTACGGCGTGCTCCTGCTCAAACAGCGTCGACCTCAGGAGGCAGAGGCAGCGTTTCGCGCAGCTCTCGAGATCAATCCGTACTACGCCGACGCGCACGTCAATCTCGGTGTGCTGGCCGAGCACCAGGGCCGATTGAACGACGCCGTGCGGCACTTCGAGGACGCCGTCGCGAATCGGCCGAATGATCGGGCCGCCCATTTTCACCTGGGTCGCCTTCGGGCCAACCAGGCGGAATACGACGAAGCCATCACGCACTTCCTGAAGACGCTGACGCCGGAGGACGAGAGCACTCCCCGCTACCTCTATGCACTGGCAGCCACGTACGCACGGGCCGGGAACAGCGCAGAAGCACTGAGGTACGCCCGCACCGCCCGGGAGCAGGCAGCGGCTCGCGGTCAGGCCGAGTTGCTGGCCAGCATCGAGAGGGACTTCCCGGCTCTGGCACAGCGGTGA
- a CDS encoding PadR family transcriptional regulator has product MPPLPLLQGTLDLLVLRCLTGGPLHSYAIATLIREHTAGDLCIEEGALYQALHRLFAQGLLEAEWGPTENNRRARYYTVTAAGRKRLREDTGHWRRYVRAIDAVLQGT; this is encoded by the coding sequence ATGCCACCACTGCCGCTGCTGCAGGGAACGCTCGACCTGCTTGTCCTCAGATGCCTCACGGGTGGGCCCCTTCACAGTTACGCCATTGCGACGCTGATCCGCGAGCACACGGCCGGCGATCTGTGCATCGAAGAAGGGGCGCTCTATCAGGCGCTGCACCGCCTCTTCGCGCAGGGCCTCCTCGAAGCCGAGTGGGGCCCGACCGAAAACAATCGCCGGGCCCGGTACTACACCGTGACCGCGGCCGGGCGGAAGCGGTTGCGCGAGGACACGGGGCACTGGCGCCGGTATGTGCGGGCTATCGATGCGGTGCTGCAAGGTACGTAA
- a CDS encoding alkaline phosphatase PhoX has protein sequence MMYNRRSFLKSSALAGGSLAGLDLLVPRHARATVPQFGGNIPGFGPLVPTPSQNTGEVLLALPRGFKYNLLIRRDAMMSDGRLFPQNADGMGAFDHHGAVRLVCNTERGAGSPPLGALPYDSKAQGGTVSLTVDPVTRLLTDAFVSSSGTVRNCAGGITPWGTWLTCEESNLGPSATLNQQHGYIFEVPAFAAGETAVEPLVHLGLHYPEAAVVDPETGIVYITSDRTPCGTFRFIPDTPGNLAGTGRVQMLAIAGFTEPGVGYDTRTGQQVGATLPVTWVDIDDPSNEAAYRADALYTYKQGLARGGATFVRGEGAVYSRNSVFFASTNGGDAGLGQIFELHLKNNDVQELELIFESTDEAAMAAPDNICISRLNNNLIICEDGGGAEYLHLLRRSGNQVYRLAENLYPGQTGSEWAGACFSPDGQTLFANIYTPGAVLAIWTDRWGTIN, from the coding sequence ATGATGTACAACCGTCGCTCATTCCTCAAGAGTTCTGCGCTTGCCGGCGGCAGTCTCGCCGGTCTCGACCTTCTCGTTCCCCGGCACGCCCGTGCCACAGTGCCGCAATTCGGAGGCAATATCCCGGGCTTCGGTCCGCTCGTCCCGACGCCATCCCAGAACACGGGCGAGGTGCTCCTGGCGTTGCCCCGGGGGTTCAAGTACAACCTTCTGATTCGCCGCGACGCCATGATGTCGGACGGCCGGCTCTTCCCACAGAACGCGGACGGAATGGGAGCTTTCGACCATCACGGCGCCGTGCGTCTCGTGTGCAACACCGAGCGGGGCGCAGGCAGTCCTCCCCTCGGTGCGCTCCCGTACGATTCGAAGGCCCAGGGCGGCACGGTCTCGCTGACGGTCGATCCGGTGACGCGCCTGCTGACCGATGCGTTCGTGAGCTCCAGCGGAACGGTGCGGAACTGCGCAGGAGGGATCACGCCCTGGGGGACATGGCTCACCTGCGAAGAGAGCAATCTCGGACCCTCCGCCACGCTCAACCAGCAACACGGATACATCTTCGAAGTCCCCGCGTTCGCAGCAGGAGAGACAGCGGTGGAGCCGCTCGTCCATCTGGGCCTGCACTATCCGGAAGCCGCAGTCGTGGACCCCGAGACCGGGATCGTCTACATCACGTCCGATCGCACCCCGTGTGGCACGTTCCGATTCATCCCCGACACGCCCGGCAACCTGGCGGGCACCGGTCGCGTCCAGATGCTCGCGATCGCCGGCTTCACCGAGCCAGGGGTCGGCTACGACACGCGCACTGGCCAGCAGGTCGGCGCCACGCTTCCCGTGACGTGGGTCGACATCGATGACCCGAGCAACGAGGCAGCCTATCGCGCCGATGCGCTCTACACGTATAAGCAGGGCCTGGCCCGGGGTGGCGCGACGTTCGTGCGCGGCGAGGGCGCGGTGTACAGCAGGAACAGCGTGTTCTTTGCCTCCACCAACGGCGGCGATGCAGGGCTCGGCCAGATCTTCGAACTGCACCTGAAGAACAACGACGTACAGGAGCTCGAGCTGATCTTCGAATCCACAGACGAAGCGGCGATGGCCGCCCCCGACAACATCTGCATCTCGCGACTCAACAACAACCTGATCATCTGCGAGGATGGTGGCGGCGCGGAGTATCTGCACCTCCTTCGCCGCAGCGGCAACCAGGTATACCGTCTGGCCGAGAATCTCTATCCCGGGCAGACCGGCAGCGAATGGGCCGGTGCGTGTTTCAGCCCGGATGGCCAGACGCTGTTTGCGAACATCTACACGCCCGGCGCAGTGCTTGCGATCTGGACCGACCGCTGGGGAACGATCAACTGA
- a CDS encoding methyltransferase family protein, with product MASAASTVPSVPSAYQTEGKKLGRWIFFSLLAAAIPMAIAGEVRSGYLWALAAGCSVVALFAVHTVSPELARERYHPPNPGLDGATLRWVRLIAFATIVFALLDSGRWHVSAPMPAAWRVVGLITFFTGTAMFVYAMSVNRFFSSVVRIQDERGHHVIDSGPYARVRHPGYVGMLLFVATLPLALGSWWAFVPGSVVVAFGFRRVVVEDRFLAGHLPGYREYTARVRYRLLPGIW from the coding sequence ATGGCCTCCGCCGCCTCTACAGTCCCGTCCGTCCCGTCCGCTTACCAGACCGAGGGCAAGAAACTCGGCCGCTGGATCTTCTTCAGCCTGCTCGCCGCCGCCATCCCCATGGCTATCGCCGGGGAGGTTCGCTCGGGCTACTTGTGGGCGCTCGCAGCCGGCTGCTCGGTCGTGGCGCTCTTTGCCGTCCACACCGTCAGCCCCGAGCTTGCGCGCGAGCGCTATCACCCGCCGAACCCCGGGCTCGATGGCGCGACGCTACGTTGGGTCCGTCTGATTGCGTTCGCGACGATCGTGTTCGCGCTCCTCGATAGCGGGCGATGGCACGTGTCGGCGCCCATGCCCGCCGCGTGGCGCGTTGTCGGGCTCATCACCTTCTTCACCGGGACCGCGATGTTCGTGTACGCGATGTCGGTGAACCGGTTCTTCTCGTCGGTGGTGCGCATCCAGGACGAACGCGGTCATCACGTCATCGACAGCGGTCCGTATGCGCGCGTGCGGCATCCCGGCTACGTCGGCATGTTGCTCTTCGTGGCGACGTTGCCGCTGGCGCTCGGGTCGTGGTGGGCGTTTGTGCCTGGCAGCGTGGTCGTGGCCTTCGGGTTCCGGCGCGTCGTGGTCGAAGATCGGTTCCTTGCGGGACACCTGCCCGGCTATCGCGAGTACACCGCGCGCGTCCGCTATCGGCTGCTTCCCGGCATCTGGTAG
- a CDS encoding sensor histidine kinase, translated as MTVRRKLITSVAALLLLSGASTILSVRARQRTTWALADVQAGQVRLQRLLSIERELQLRWRELSVLREVSPSAAQLDVMDTRLDALDAMVRDATTSAEERPFSSAYAALSAAWRGTLDALHARRALDDVASPAAALGALLAWRDAEQGAAAADAARFAEALDAADFVTMALLGLSFVVGTTIVVTLSVTLTSGFTRLDAASRHVAAGDYSFRLPLGRARDEFARAARTFNDMAGALEAAVAETQEARRRAEDASAAKSSFLTSLCHDLKTPLTAILGYADVIEADVEHAGLAVSTGDVRQLRRSARVLLGMVGELLDYARLEAGRMPVALGAMDPAELVTEVVDTLQPMLEQRGNAFVLTDRWHGTLTTDPGKVRHILLNLLGNACKFTSQGTIGVVIGARPDGPGIVLEVSDTGIGMSREEAATVFAPYVQANSDIVHRFGGSGLGLSISKQFAQLLDGDITVASTEGIGTTFVLSLPDLEPAADSIAACTDLDEAVALFAALDGRERQTRLSA; from the coding sequence ATGACCGTTCGTCGGAAGCTCATCACGAGCGTGGCGGCCCTCTTGCTGCTCTCCGGCGCAAGTACCATCCTGTCGGTCCGTGCCCGTCAACGCACCACGTGGGCGCTGGCCGACGTGCAGGCCGGCCAGGTCCGCCTGCAGCGGCTGCTGTCGATCGAGCGTGAGCTGCAGTTGCGTTGGCGGGAGCTCAGCGTGCTGCGTGAAGTCTCGCCGTCCGCCGCGCAACTGGACGTGATGGATACCCGCCTCGACGCACTCGACGCGATGGTGCGCGACGCGACGACGTCGGCCGAGGAACGGCCGTTCTCGAGCGCCTATGCGGCACTGAGTGCCGCGTGGCGTGGCACGCTCGACGCCCTTCACGCACGGCGTGCGCTCGATGACGTCGCCTCGCCGGCAGCAGCGCTCGGCGCGCTGCTCGCCTGGCGCGACGCTGAGCAGGGCGCAGCCGCCGCCGACGCGGCGCGGTTCGCGGAGGCACTCGATGCCGCCGACTTCGTGACGATGGCGTTGCTCGGCCTCTCCTTCGTCGTCGGCACCACCATCGTCGTCACCCTGTCGGTGACGTTGACCTCTGGCTTCACCCGGCTCGATGCCGCGTCGAGACACGTCGCGGCCGGGGACTACTCGTTCCGCCTGCCTCTCGGCCGCGCCCGCGACGAGTTCGCCCGCGCCGCACGGACCTTCAACGACATGGCTGGCGCGCTCGAGGCCGCTGTCGCGGAGACGCAGGAGGCCCGGCGCCGGGCCGAGGACGCGAGTGCGGCCAAGAGCAGCTTCCTGACGAGCCTCTGCCACGACCTCAAGACGCCACTGACGGCAATCCTCGGCTACGCCGACGTGATCGAGGCCGACGTGGAGCACGCCGGCCTGGCGGTCAGCACCGGCGATGTCCGCCAACTGCGGCGCAGCGCCCGCGTGCTGCTCGGGATGGTCGGCGAGTTGCTCGATTACGCCCGCCTCGAAGCAGGACGAATGCCGGTGGCACTTGGCGCGATGGATCCGGCAGAGCTCGTCACGGAAGTTGTCGACACGCTCCAGCCGATGCTGGAGCAGCGTGGCAATGCGTTCGTGCTGACCGATCGGTGGCACGGCACACTGACGACCGATCCCGGCAAGGTCAGGCACATCCTGCTGAACCTGCTCGGCAACGCCTGCAAATTCACGAGTCAGGGCACGATCGGCGTCGTGATCGGCGCTCGGCCCGATGGTCCGGGCATCGTGCTCGAGGTGAGTGACACGGGTATCGGCATGAGCCGGGAAGAAGCCGCGACCGTGTTCGCACCGTATGTCCAGGCCAACAGCGACATCGTTCATCGCTTCGGCGGATCCGGACTGGGGCTGTCCATCTCCAAGCAGTTCGCGCAACTGCTCGATGGCGACATCACGGTCGCGTCGACTGAAGGCATCGGCACGACGTTCGTCCTTTCGCTGCCTGATCTCGAACCAGCGGCCGATTCCATCGCTGCGTGCACGGATCTCGACGAGGCCGTGGCGCTGTTTGCAGCGCTCGACGGGCGCGAACGGCAGACGCGTCTGAGCGCGTGA
- a CDS encoding ferritin-like domain-containing protein, translating to MHDLPLIAARCWIGRQAGVRSLAPLGSARSLVAVAFLQKPPAIQKPIRLLHSRYGAGPCGLVRNMLRWEMSMGAEAQRTAARPKRIHERNRPRRTTMAEAGTLHDAFIEELKDTYNAEKQLTKALPKLAKASSNPRLRQAFETHLEETQGHIARLEQVFESLEEKVRGKHCDGIAGIIEEGKSIMAEDFDETTMDACLIAAGQRAEHYEMAAYGTLVAWAQAMGHTEAVTLLQQTLDEEKAADKKLSGLAEGGINQTAADAAHPDDEDDETMAGAGAGRKGAATARTARR from the coding sequence GTGCATGACCTGCCGTTGATCGCTGCAAGGTGTTGGATCGGCAGGCAGGCCGGAGTCCGCTCGCTCGCGCCCCTGGGTTCGGCGCGATCCCTCGTTGCCGTCGCTTTTCTGCAAAAACCGCCTGCCATTCAAAAACCCATCCGGCTCCTTCACAGCCGATACGGTGCCGGACCCTGCGGGTTGGTACGCAACATGCTCCGTTGGGAAATGTCGATGGGTGCTGAGGCGCAGCGAACCGCCGCGCGTCCCAAGCGCATCCACGAACGCAATCGACCAAGGAGAACGACCATGGCTGAAGCAGGAACGCTGCACGATGCATTCATTGAAGAACTGAAAGACACGTACAACGCCGAGAAGCAGCTCACCAAAGCCCTGCCGAAGTTGGCAAAGGCCTCGTCGAACCCCAGGCTGCGCCAGGCGTTCGAGACGCATCTGGAGGAGACACAGGGACACATCGCCCGGCTCGAGCAGGTGTTCGAGAGCCTGGAAGAAAAGGTTCGGGGCAAGCACTGCGACGGCATCGCCGGCATCATCGAAGAAGGCAAGTCGATCATGGCTGAGGACTTCGACGAGACCACGATGGATGCGTGCCTGATCGCCGCCGGACAGCGTGCCGAGCACTATGAGATGGCGGCCTACGGGACCCTGGTCGCGTGGGCGCAGGCGATGGGGCACACCGAGGCCGTTACCCTGCTGCAACAGACGCTCGACGAGGAGAAGGCCGCCGACAAGAAGCTCTCGGGCCTGGCCGAGGGCGGGATCAACCAGACTGCCGCTGATGCGGCACATCCCGATGACGAGGACGACGAGACGATGGCCGGCGCGGGCGCTGGCCGCAAGGGGGCAGCGACGGCCAGAACGGCCCGACGCTAG
- a CDS encoding ATP-binding protein, with protein sequence MDDGPLFRFGEFECDTVAYELRRRGRRRALARQPMEVLLLLLERSGALVSRDDIARRLWPDSVFVDVDAGIHSAILRVRRVLGDRPESPKFVATVPGKGYRFIAPVWRIAATTPEPGTPPPALRRAFASRRRALPAELTSFVGRAQVLEVLRQHLAATRFVSLVGTGGVGKTRLAIRLAAGCVETFRDGVSLVDLAAVRDAQLIPEAIAARLGVREGARRSARDAILAYLGTRELLLVLDTCEHLLDGCASLTEELLSAAPGLRVIATSREALRARGEVVFQVPPLSLPPTSAVLSQTCLHAYESTQLFVDRARAVDVRSEQQRALDPASVGRICHRLDGVPLAIELAASQVGVLTTEQIERKLEDRFGLLSGSRTVVPRQRTLEATVDWSYELLSEQERRVFSRLAVFPSSWTIEAAARVCVGSDSSDDTLDLLSRLVKKSLITIVDGPGEQRRYRFLETVHHYARQRLRQSEEGDVLRDRHFEFFYTAFRDGLRLLSGPGEIDGLRRLQADHDNIRAALEWGLSSPAQVSKGVELATALIWFWVKRGLFEEGRRWLERALALAGPGVLRARALVGREHMHYWQGRDIDSSAMDEALALGHEHHDPWSTSFALFARALVDFECGQYDNATARALAARAADAAGEAGPNRAALLVLGNVSLVRGDPTRALQFFDESIALLRQFAEPWGLSILLTLAAGLRLQREAFDEAQAQAAEALSLCEALDDPRGIAYGLDIYASLLAARGDAATAARLWGAADGVLATVGGSFVPTTRWIRAHYLESVVAALGDEYESLTAEGRATPIDDAIALARACVRC encoded by the coding sequence ATGGATGACGGACCGCTGTTCCGCTTCGGCGAGTTCGAGTGCGACACGGTGGCCTACGAACTCCGGCGCCGGGGACGGCGCAGGGCCCTGGCGCGCCAGCCGATGGAAGTGCTGCTCCTGCTGCTGGAACGCTCCGGTGCACTGGTCTCCCGAGACGACATCGCAAGGCGGCTGTGGCCCGACTCGGTGTTCGTGGACGTGGATGCGGGCATCCACTCGGCCATTCTGAGAGTGCGCCGGGTGCTCGGCGACAGGCCGGAATCACCGAAGTTCGTCGCCACAGTGCCCGGGAAGGGCTATCGCTTCATCGCACCGGTCTGGCGTATTGCCGCCACCACACCCGAACCAGGCACCCCGCCACCGGCTCTGCGGCGTGCGTTCGCCTCGCGTCGCCGGGCTCTGCCAGCCGAGCTGACGAGTTTCGTCGGCCGCGCGCAGGTACTCGAAGTTCTTCGTCAACATCTGGCCGCAACTCGATTCGTCTCGCTCGTGGGCACGGGAGGGGTCGGCAAGACACGGCTGGCCATCCGCCTGGCGGCTGGATGCGTCGAGACGTTTCGCGATGGTGTGTCCCTGGTCGATCTCGCAGCGGTCCGCGACGCGCAGCTGATTCCGGAGGCCATCGCGGCGCGGCTGGGGGTTCGCGAAGGTGCGCGCCGCTCCGCGCGCGACGCGATCCTCGCGTACCTGGGCACTCGCGAACTCCTGCTCGTGCTCGACACCTGCGAGCATCTGCTCGATGGTTGTGCGTCACTCACCGAGGAGCTCCTCAGCGCGGCCCCTGGCCTGCGGGTGATCGCCACGTCACGGGAGGCCCTGCGAGCGCGAGGGGAGGTGGTGTTCCAGGTGCCGCCGCTCTCATTGCCACCGACTTCGGCGGTCCTCTCCCAGACGTGTTTGCATGCCTACGAGTCCACGCAACTCTTCGTCGATCGTGCACGAGCCGTGGACGTTCGCAGCGAGCAGCAGCGCGCCCTGGATCCCGCATCGGTCGGACGTATCTGTCATCGCCTGGACGGTGTACCACTCGCTATCGAACTGGCAGCGTCGCAAGTCGGCGTACTGACGACGGAGCAGATCGAAAGGAAGCTGGAGGATCGGTTCGGCCTGTTGAGTGGGAGCCGGACCGTGGTGCCCCGGCAACGAACCCTCGAAGCGACCGTGGACTGGAGCTACGAACTGCTGTCCGAACAGGAGCGCCGCGTGTTCTCCCGTCTCGCCGTGTTCCCGTCTTCGTGGACCATCGAAGCCGCCGCGCGCGTGTGCGTAGGAAGTGACAGCTCGGACGACACGCTCGATCTGCTCTCGCGGCTCGTCAAGAAGTCCTTGATCACGATCGTCGATGGCCCGGGCGAGCAACGCAGGTATCGCTTTCTGGAAACGGTGCACCACTACGCGCGACAACGGCTGCGGCAATCGGAGGAGGGCGACGTCCTACGCGATCGCCATTTCGAGTTCTTCTACACCGCATTTCGCGATGGCCTCCGCCTGTTGAGTGGTCCCGGCGAGATCGACGGCCTGAGGCGACTGCAGGCGGACCACGACAACATTCGTGCGGCGTTGGAGTGGGGGCTTTCGTCCCCGGCGCAGGTCAGCAAGGGCGTCGAGCTGGCGACGGCATTGATCTGGTTCTGGGTGAAGCGCGGGCTGTTCGAGGAAGGCAGGCGCTGGCTCGAACGCGCGCTCGCCCTGGCAGGCCCCGGAGTCCTGCGGGCGCGCGCCTTGGTGGGCCGCGAACACATGCACTACTGGCAGGGCCGTGACATCGACTCGAGCGCGATGGACGAGGCGCTGGCCCTGGGACACGAGCACCACGATCCGTGGTCGACATCGTTTGCCCTCTTCGCCCGTGCGCTCGTCGACTTTGAGTGCGGTCAATACGACAATGCCACGGCGCGGGCTCTGGCTGCGCGCGCGGCTGACGCAGCCGGTGAGGCAGGGCCGAATCGCGCGGCCCTGCTCGTGTTGGGCAACGTTTCGCTGGTCAGGGGTGACCCGACGCGCGCGCTGCAATTCTTCGACGAGTCGATCGCACTCCTACGGCAGTTTGCCGAACCCTGGGGACTCAGCATCCTGCTCACGCTCGCGGCGGGCCTCCGACTGCAACGCGAAGCGTTCGACGAGGCACAGGCGCAGGCAGCCGAGGCACTGTCGCTCTGTGAGGCGCTCGATGACCCGCGCGGGATCGCGTACGGGCTCGACATCTACGCGAGCTTGCTCGCCGCGCGTGGCGATGCCGCAACTGCAGCGCGCCTGTGGGGAGCCGCGGATGGCGTCCTCGCGACCGTGGGTGGCTCGTTCGTGCCCACGACGCGGTGGATTCGTGCGCACTATCTGGAATCCGTGGTTGCGGCGCTCGGTGACGAATACGAATCCCTCACCGCCGAGGGACGAGCCACGCCTATCGACGACGCGATCGCACTCGCGCGTGCGTGCGTCCGATGCTGA
- a CDS encoding FtsX-like permease family protein: MHKPRPFWHLRRSSIPSEVDEELQLHFDMRVAELVGEGMPADQARRTALRQFGDLEATRRYCRQQDERLENVTQRGLFLQDVLQDLRIGTRGLLRAPALVLTIVASVGLGLGATAAIFGAVNAALLRPLPYAEPDRLVRIDTDTPPFKFRFSAVDYLAFSEQQTRFERSATYTDRSVSFLDGDTAELLRTRVVSWGFFSVVARATSRHADLAVRTALGTSRGRLLRYLLAESAVLAAGAAALGLGVAWVGLRLLQTQASGYFPRMAEIRFDTATVLFVAALAISSALLFGLLPALQATRGSANVSVRSTRTITGGMGARRLRRSLVTAQFAIATPLLVVAALLLTNINRLRDVDLGFDTTRVLTGSIRLPTTQYREGAHAQVFWDELRRRVETLPGVSSVAFADGLPPNNVGNFNNFDLEQHPTPSGQSQPVTPWVAVTADYVRTLGLTLLEGRLLDERDAAQDDLLSIVVDRAWARRFFPNESAVGQRLREGGCTTCPWTTVVGVVSQVKYAGIDRPDEGTVYTPLAGGTSRYVVVRTAGDPRTIAAPVRQVVRQLEPSAPLSDVATMDMLVDQSLEQPQSLSLLVTGFATIALLLSAIGVNGAMGYYVQQHLKEICIRMALGGSRADVARLVIGHGMAVAGMGIVAGLVLALMTTHLMSSLLFGVGTLDLSAYTTAGALLLVVALVACAVPAFRAMRLQPATVLRGD, from the coding sequence ATGCACAAGCCACGGCCGTTCTGGCACCTGCGCCGCTCCAGCATCCCATCCGAGGTCGACGAAGAGTTACAGCTGCATTTCGACATGCGCGTGGCCGAACTGGTTGGCGAGGGCATGCCCGCGGACCAAGCCAGGCGGACTGCCCTGCGCCAGTTCGGGGACCTCGAGGCGACCCGACGCTATTGCCGGCAGCAGGATGAGAGGCTGGAGAACGTGACGCAACGCGGGTTGTTCCTGCAGGATGTGCTCCAGGATCTGCGCATCGGTACCCGCGGTCTGCTGCGTGCCCCCGCCCTTGTCCTGACGATCGTGGCGTCGGTTGGCCTCGGCCTTGGCGCGACGGCGGCGATCTTCGGGGCGGTCAATGCGGCGCTGCTTCGGCCGCTGCCGTACGCAGAGCCCGATCGGCTGGTGCGGATCGACACGGACACACCGCCATTCAAGTTCCGGTTCTCCGCGGTCGACTACCTGGCGTTCTCCGAACAGCAGACGCGTTTCGAGCGGAGCGCCACCTATACCGACCGTTCCGTCAGCTTCCTGGATGGAGACACCGCCGAGCTCTTGCGGACGCGGGTGGTGTCGTGGGGGTTTTTCTCGGTGGTGGCGCGGGCGACCAGCCGACATGCCGACCTCGCCGTGCGGACCGCGCTCGGTACGTCGCGCGGACGCCTGTTGCGATACCTCCTCGCCGAGAGTGCGGTGCTCGCTGCCGGCGCAGCGGCTCTCGGCCTTGGCGTGGCCTGGGTCGGCTTGCGGCTCCTCCAGACACAGGCGTCCGGGTACTTCCCGCGGATGGCGGAGATTCGTTTCGACACCGCCACGGTCTTGTTCGTCGCGGCCCTGGCCATCTCGAGCGCGCTCCTCTTCGGCCTCCTGCCGGCGCTCCAGGCGACACGTGGATCGGCGAACGTCTCGGTGCGATCGACTCGTACCATTACCGGTGGCATGGGCGCCCGCCGGCTTCGCCGTAGCCTCGTCACGGCGCAGTTCGCCATTGCCACGCCGTTGCTCGTCGTCGCCGCGCTGTTGCTCACGAACATCAATCGCCTGAGGGACGTCGATCTGGGCTTCGACACCACCCGTGTATTGACAGGGTCGATTCGGCTGCCGACCACGCAATACCGGGAGGGTGCCCACGCGCAAGTTTTCTGGGATGAGCTGAGACGCCGGGTCGAGACCCTGCCGGGCGTCTCGTCGGTCGCGTTTGCCGATGGTCTGCCGCCGAACAACGTCGGCAACTTCAACAACTTCGATCTCGAGCAGCACCCGACACCCTCCGGCCAGTCACAGCCCGTCACGCCCTGGGTGGCCGTCACCGCGGACTACGTGCGCACGCTCGGCCTGACGTTGCTCGAGGGCCGCCTGCTCGACGAGCGTGATGCGGCGCAGGACGATTTGTTGTCGATCGTCGTCGATCGCGCCTGGGCCCGCCGGTTCTTCCCGAACGAGAGCGCGGTGGGCCAGCGGCTACGCGAAGGCGGATGCACGACCTGCCCATGGACGACGGTGGTGGGCGTCGTCAGCCAAGTGAAGTACGCCGGCATCGATCGGCCAGACGAGGGCACGGTGTACACACCGCTCGCGGGAGGGACGTCCCGCTACGTGGTGGTCAGAACAGCAGGGGATCCGCGCACGATCGCGGCACCTGTACGCCAGGTGGTGCGGCAACTGGAACCCTCGGCGCCGCTGTCGGACGTGGCCACGATGGACATGCTGGTGGACCAGTCCCTCGAACAACCCCAATCGCTGTCGCTGCTGGTCACTGGCTTTGCGACGATCGCGTTGCTCCTGTCCGCGATCGGCGTCAACGGCGCCATGGGCTACTACGTGCAGCAGCATCTCAAGGAGATCTGCATTCGTATGGCGCTGGGCGGCAGCCGGGCCGACGTCGCCCGCCTCGTCATCGGTCACGGCATGGCAGTCGCCGGGATGGGGATCGTCGCCGGCCTTGTGCTCGCCCTGATGACCACACACCTCATGTCGAGCCTGTTGTTCGGGGTGGGTACACTCGATCTCTCGGCCTACACGACTGCCGGGGCGCTGCTGTTGGTCGTCGCGCTGGTGGCCTGCGCCGTGCCGGCGTTTCGTGCCATGCGGTTGCAGCCGGCCACGGTGCTGAGAGGCGACTGA